The genome window TTCCCCCCTAGTTCCTCCGTATTGGCCGTGACCGTCCCCACCACAATCAACCGCCGGTCGGGGTCGGGATTGGCCCGCAGGTCCTCCAGTAGCAACCGGGACAGCAGGAAATGCCCCAAATAATTGGTCGCCACATTGAGTTCATAGCCATCGGGGCTGCGCAGGGGTTCCTTGAGCAGGGGCATGTAAATGGCTGCATTGCATACCAGAGCCTTCAGGGGACGCCCCAGCCGGCGAAAGTCCTCCACAAACTGCCGCACGCTGGCCAGAGACGCCAAATCCAAGGGCAAAACCGTGTACTGCTGGGGGTTGAGGTGCAGTTGGGCCGCCGCCTGCTTCATCTTGTCGGGGTTGCGGCAGGCGCATACCACAAACCACCCCCGGTCAATCAGGGCTTTGGTGGCATATAACCCGACCCCTGAGGATGTCCCGGTGATGATGGCGGTAGGGCTGGCAGCAGTCATGGCAACGATACACCCTCTGGCAATGTACTTACCGAATTGTAGGCAGGCGTTGACCCCAGCCGGGGTTAACCGTTAGGAATTGTTAGATGTTTGATAAATAACTTAAAAGGGGCAGTAGAGCATGGCGGCTAGCTACTCGGGTGACTATGCTGGAGACAAGACAACCCACGGAATATGAACGTTCCGACGACGACTGCCTGGTGGGAAGTGACCATTACCTGCACGCCGCTGCTGGAGGAAATGGTGTTTTGGCGGTTGCAGGAATTGGATTGCCGCAGTACGGCCACCATCTATAGCCAGGATACGGTGCAAATCACGGCCTACGCCCCGCAGATGCAGTACCATTCCCAGCACTGGGAAGCCCTGCGGGAGTTGTTGCGGGAAGATGCCCAGGAAGTCCAGCAACCGTCCCCCCAGGTGCGCTGGCAACTGATGGACGGTCAGGACTGGTCAGCCCACTGGAAACGGCACTGGCAACCCCAACCGGTGGGGGAACGGCTTCTGATTCAGCCGGCCTGGTTACCCGTGCACAACCCGGACAACCGCTTGGTGTTGCGCCTTGACCCGGGGTTTGCCTTTGGCACGGGTAGTCATCCCACCACCCAATTGTGTCTGGAGGCCCTCGAAATGCGCTTGGACCCCCAGTGGGGTACGCCGGATGGGGTGATTGCCGATATTGGTTGCGGGTCTGGGATTTTGGCCATTGCGGCGGTGCTTTTAGGGGCGAAGCAGGTTTATGCGGTGGACATTGACCCCCTGGCCATTGCCGCCACCCGACAAAACCAGGCGTTGAACCAAATCAGAGGGGAACAACTGGTGGTGGAGCAGGGCAGTCTGGCCCGTTTAGCCGAACTTCTCCCCCAACCCCTGGATGGTTTTGTGTGCAATATCTCGGCGGAGGCCTTGATCACCATGGCGCCCCACTGGCGGATGGTCAGCCACGGCAAGACCTGGGGGATTGTGAGCGGTTTTATCGGCGAACAACTGGAAGGGGTCACCACGGCCCTAAGCGACCAGGGGTGGAGCGTGGCCGCCGTCCGGCAATGCCAGGAATGGTACTGTTTACACATCCGGCCCGATCCAGATTACACGGGGACCATCACCTCGGTGATACAGTAACAGCTAGAGGGGGATTGGGAGGTGGTTTATGTCAGTCATTCTCAGCCAGTTGCAACCGGCGCCCAAGGAGCAGGTTTTGTTGTTTCAGCCCTACTTGCCCGCCGGCAACAAGCGCGAAGTATTACCCTTTGCCTTGAGCCTCTACCGGTTAGGGAATCTGGAGGGGGAACGTTATATTGATGGCGGCGACGGTATTCCCTTTGTGGCCACTTGGAACGTTTCTAATCTGCCCGCCGATTTGAGCCGGTGTCAGATACAGTTTGAGGGCAATCCCGACTTGACCTATGACATGGTGATCGTCAACTTTGAATTTGTCAGCTTCCTGGTGGATCTACTCATCCACTACAAGCGCAGCCAGCGGGTGGATTTTCCCCAGGAGTTTTACCGGCGCTTGCTCAATATCCAGACCGGTGAAGAAAAGAAGGCCACGGTTGCTTCCGCCTAGAGGTCAAAGGGGCCATCCACCACCACCGTGCCGTCTCCACAGGCGATTTGCCCTTTGCGGGTGACCGGGTCGGCGCCGGGGCGAAAGATGGGGTCGGCGGGGCGAAAACGACCAGCTTCCCGAGCTTGACACACCACCATCATCATGCGGGCGGGGCCACTGGCTTCTGGGTCCAGGAAAATAGCGCTCACCAGAGGTTGCAGGC of Gloeomargarita sp. SRBZ-1_bins_9 contains these proteins:
- the prmA gene encoding 50S ribosomal protein L11 methyltransferase; the protein is MNVPTTTAWWEVTITCTPLLEEMVFWRLQELDCRSTATIYSQDTVQITAYAPQMQYHSQHWEALRELLREDAQEVQQPSPQVRWQLMDGQDWSAHWKRHWQPQPVGERLLIQPAWLPVHNPDNRLVLRLDPGFAFGTGSHPTTQLCLEALEMRLDPQWGTPDGVIADIGCGSGILAIAAVLLGAKQVYAVDIDPLAIAATRQNQALNQIRGEQLVVEQGSLARLAELLPQPLDGFVCNISAEALITMAPHWRMVSHGKTWGIVSGFIGEQLEGVTTALSDQGWSVAAVRQCQEWYCLHIRPDPDYTGTITSVIQ